Sequence from the Sulfurimonas hongkongensis genome:
CTATTGCAATGACTACTTTAAAGAGGTATCTGGTTATACAGAAGAAGAGCTTATAGGCTCACCTCACAATATAGTACGCCATCCTGATATGCCAAAAGTAGTATTTAAACTTTTATGGGAGACTATATCTAGGGGGAAAAATATTAATGCAGTTGTAAAAAATCTTGCAAAAGATGGGAGATATTACTGGATTTTTACAGAGTTTGAGATAAGAAAAAACACAGACACTGGCGAAATCATAGGATATCATGCTTCAAGAAAAACAATCTCAAAATATGTAATAGGGGTTATTGCTGAGCTTTATGCAAAACTTTTAGAGATAGAAAAAACTCAAGGTGTTAAAGCGTCTCAGGACTATCTTGTAAAGTTTTTAAAAGACAAAGGCGATAATGTTGAGTTCGCTAATATCATGGAAGAAATCCACAGATTTTACTAGAAGTTATAAACATAGATGAAAAAACTTTTAACTCTTTTACTTTTCATCTATAATCTTGATGCGGGACTGCTTCAAGATGCAATAGACAAAGCTCCATCAGGTTCTACACTAAAGCTTTATAGCGGTGTTTATAGTGATAACATTATAATTGTTAAACCTTTAACTATAATCGGTGTTGAAGATGGAGTTGTCATAGATGGTGGTGGTGTTGGAAATGTTATTAGCATTAAAAGCTCAAATGTAACTCTTAGCAATCTTACCATCCAAAATAGTGGCTCTCTTATGCACTCACTCGATAGCGGTATCAAGGTAGAAAAAGCAAAAAATATACACATAACTAAATGCAAGATTTTAGACTCTTTGTACGGCATAGATATGTACATGGTGCAAGACTCCTCCATCAAAGAAAACTTCATACATTCAAAAGACATTGAGATCTCCCTAAGAGGAGATGCACTAAAGATATGGCACTCGCATAACAATCTTATCTCTAAAAACACCATCACCAATAGCAGAGACATCACTCTAAACTACTCTCATGACAACATTATTGAAGATAACAATATCTCAAACTCAAGATTTGCTCTTAAAGTAGCTCATAGTAAAAACACTCTTATAAAGAAAAATAGCTTTAGGTATAACTCTGTATCTTTAATAATGATGATGAGTGAGCATTCCAAAATCATAAATAACTCTATACTAAGCTCAAATGGAGCTGCAGGCATCGGAGTTATGCTTCAAGGTGGCTCAACTATTTTTGACTCAAACAGACTTAGATACAATGCTAAGGGCATCTATATAGACTCAAATCCAAATGAGAAAGAGATGAAAAGATATATCACAAACAACGACATCTCTTACAACAAAGAGGCTATAGGTTTTCATATGACCATTAGACAAAATACTATCACCAACAATATTTTTGAAGGAAATATAGATGATATTGTAAAAGGTACGGCTGGATATAAGACTATGCTAAACAGAGTTGAGTATAACTACTGGGATAGATATGCAGGTTTTGACACAGATGGAGACAATATAGGGGATAACTCATTTTTAATCTACCAATATGCAGATAGACTCTGGCACTACAATAACAAAGTGAAATTTTTTTATGGCTCGCCAATTATGAGTATGCTAAATTTTTTAGCACAAGTTGCCCCTTTTATAGAGCCAAACCTACTTTTAGAAGACTCTAAGCCTCTCGTTGAGAGACTTAAATAGATTAGAGTTGGTTTAAGTGAGCTAAAAACTCATCAGGCCCAATAAAACCAATAATAGTTTTAGAGTCAATAACCTTAGATGAAGCATCAAAGAAGATTAGAGCTGGAGGTCCAAAGACTCCATATTTCTTACTCAAAGCTTTTTGCTCTTTAGAATTTTCTGTAACATCTGCTTTTATAAAGACGAACTCATTAAGCTTTTCCTTTACCCTAGCATCTGCAAAAGTAACCCCATCTAACTCTTTACAAGATGTGCACCATGAAGCATAAAAGTCAAGCATGATTTTTTTACCCTTGTGTTTAGCTAAAAGCTCATCAAGTTCAGCTATAGACTTTACTGTAGTATACTCTAACTCTTTAGTTTGAACCTGTATCTTGTTTGTACTACTTTGTAAAAACGAAAGAGGTTTAGTCATACTAGTTGAACCTCCAAGTGCCCCAATAAACAGTGCTACAAAGTAGATGAAAGATATAAGAGCCACACTTTTCTTAAAGATATGAGACTCTCTCTCAAATGCTCCTAAGT
This genomic interval carries:
- a CDS encoding PAS domain-containing protein → MIKPTPKDEEIELDPKRYIVSETDAKGKITYCNDYFKEVSGYTEEELIGSPHNIVRHPDMPKVVFKLLWETISRGKNINAVVKNLAKDGRYYWIFTEFEIRKNTDTGEIIGYHASRKTISKYVIGVIAELYAKLLEIEKTQGVKASQDYLVKFLKDKGDNVEFANIMEEIHRFY
- the nosD gene encoding nitrous oxide reductase family maturation protein NosD, yielding MKKLLTLLLFIYNLDAGLLQDAIDKAPSGSTLKLYSGVYSDNIIIVKPLTIIGVEDGVVIDGGGVGNVISIKSSNVTLSNLTIQNSGSLMHSLDSGIKVEKAKNIHITKCKILDSLYGIDMYMVQDSSIKENFIHSKDIEISLRGDALKIWHSHNNLISKNTITNSRDITLNYSHDNIIEDNNISNSRFALKVAHSKNTLIKKNSFRYNSVSLIMMMSEHSKIINNSILSSNGAAGIGVMLQGGSTIFDSNRLRYNAKGIYIDSNPNEKEMKRYITNNDISYNKEAIGFHMTIRQNTITNNIFEGNIDDIVKGTAGYKTMLNRVEYNYWDRYAGFDTDGDNIGDNSFLIYQYADRLWHYNNKVKFFYGSPIMSMLNFLAQVAPFIEPNLLLEDSKPLVERLK